In Daphnia pulex isolate KAP4 chromosome 7, ASM2113471v1, one genomic interval encodes:
- the LOC124197246 gene encoding soluble calcium-activated nucleotidase 1-like: MVEYTKLTVNEPGLEKTDRMQDWRQAIQIPTAYRIGNSTVRLQYQFVMGVLAVGVIALVMFYNSFSHSKPHNSYMLEKRIPSNYESDHLHKHNLPEPKQSNYNSTYPLTTPVRTEKGVRYKIAIISDLDTNSKKEDEWISYLKTGALFVDIEKNKVSLEWDQDELMTLKTTLAQGGRGMELSELVVFNGALLGFDDRTGTIYQIDIASKFAYPWVLLVDGHGRVAKGFKSEWATVKDQSLYVGGLGKAWTTPTGELVNYHPQYIKKVTTTGEVSHIDWHTRYEALAKAVDISFPGYIIHESASWSSVHKRWFFLPRRESKDRYDEKLDESRGSNLMLTADEEFSDIKAKRIGDISPTHGFSSFKFVPNTHDRLIVALKSEENQGKTASYIMAFDIDGTILLPETKIDGDFKFEGIEFI, encoded by the exons ATGGTAGAATATACCAAACTTACTGTTAACGAACCAGGCTTGGAAAAAACCGACAGAATGCAGGACTGGAGGCAAGCCATCCAGATTCCGACTGCTTATCGCATCGGAAATAGCACAGTTCGACTCCAGTACCAGTTTGTTATGGGAGTTTTGGCTGTCGGAGTCATAGCACTGGTCATGTTTTACAACTCGTTCTCCCACAGCAAGCCCCACAACTCTTACATGCTGGAAAAACGAATTCCTTCAAATTACGAGAGTGATCACCTTCACAAGCATAATTTACCTGAGCCCAAACAAAGCAACTACAACTCCACTTATCCCTTGACCACCCCTGTACGGACAGAAAAGGGTGTACGCTACAAGATTGCCATAATATCTGATTTGGACACCAACTCGAAAAAGGAAGATGAATGGAtaagttatttaaaaacaggCGCACTTTTTGtagatattgaaaaaaataag GTTTCACTAGAGTGGGACCAGGATGAGCTTATGACATTGAAAACTACCCTTGCTCAAGGAGGAAGAGGAATGGAGTTGTCAGAACTGGTTGTGTTTAATGGTGCTCTTCTCGGTTTCGACGATAGAACCGGAACCATTTATCAAATTGATATCGCCTCGAAATTCGCCTATCCTTGGGTACTTTTGGTCGATGGGCATGGTCGCGTTGCCAAgg GCTTCAAGAGTGAATGGGCGACTGTAAAGGATCAAAGCCTTTACGTCGGTGGTCTGGGTAAAGCCTGGACTACTCCGACAGGTGAATTGGTCAATTATCACCCGCAATATATCAAGAAAGTCACCACGACGGGTGAAGTCTCTCATATTGATTGGCACACGCGCTACGAAGCCCTGGCGAAAGCAGTCGACATTTCATTTCCAG GCTACATAATCCACGAATCGGCTTCGTGGAGTTCTGTCCACAAGCGGTGGTTCTTCTTGCCCCGCCGGGAGAGTAAAGATCGTTATGACGAGAAACTGGACGAATCGAGAGGTTCGAATTTGATGCTCACCGCCGACGAGGAGTTCAGCGATATCAAG GCCAAGAGGATCGGCGACATCAGTCCCACCCACGGATTCTCCAGCTTCAAATTCGTGCCCAACACACACGACAGGCTGATAGTGGCTCTCAAATCGGAAGAGAACCAAGGCAAAACAGCCAGCTACATCATGGCCTTTGACATTGACGGAACGATCCTGCTGCCCGAGACTAAAATCGATGGCGATTTCAAATTCGAGGGAATCgagtttatttaa
- the LOC124197243 gene encoding forkhead box protein K2-like, translating to MALETSDLTSLSWLHNLNIMDNLSSMSGTAPPTPPASPLPDHLLGMMGCMTASSYSSSSRAASLTSSSSHPGRDNNNSGQRYGSSSNNKRPSSSTSSTSSTSSSSSSTSAVVKEEEIDYKTVGDVKPPYSYASLICMAMKSNKHKMTLSSIYKWIKENFLYYRNADPSWQNSIRHNLSLNKCFIKIPRSKDEPGKGGFWRLDPAFESKLDDNSLKKKRLGLGMNKKSGSRSGRMAAGSAGSGSASRNKVKTNKNCDRQLEEACMSIIDEMSMASVAILPPMDGPFALAGDCAAPAGPIDLFNNATWGGFRDSDLFFDQLSVPGSADPTVTYCNNTAGGSSHSGGGIEFSPVSMPASTDIDDVEELFGCCTEENGSDDCSCSDLLMTDANASLDLTIYGQQGQQQSSADGWIKYVDFPASETSVDEPYSYSDLILGLNLHQQQQSLMADNTNNSGGVQCHLFNTSVSHWESELVMASSSANNNHRVLSILEPGLDFEGLIDLDNL from the exons atggcgCTAGAAACGAGCGATTTGACCAGTTTGAGCTGGTTGCACAATCTCAACATTATGGACAATCTGTCGTCGATGAGCGGGACGGCGCCGCCGACACCACCCGCATCGCCGCTGCCCGATCACCTGCTGGGAATGATGGGCTGCATGACGGCCTCATCttattccagcagcagccgggcgGCATCACTGACCAGCTCATCATCTCACCCTGGGAGggataacaacaacagcgggCAGCGCTACGGTtcgtccagcaacaacaaacgtCCGTCGTCTtcgacgtcgtcgacgtcgtcgacctcttcgtcatcttcgtcCACCTCGGCCGTCGTCAAGGAGGAAGAGATCGACTACAAAACGGTGGGCGACGTCAAGCCGCCGTACTCGTACGCGTCGCTCATTTGCATGGCCATGAAGTCCAACAAGCACAAGATGACGCTCTCCTCCATCTACAAATGGATCAAGGAGAACTTTCTCTACTACCGCAACGCCGATCCCAGTTGGCAG AATTCCATCCGGCACAATTTGTCGCTCAACAAATGTTTCATCAAAATCCCGCGCTCCAAAGACGAGCCGGGCAAGGGCGGATTCTGGCGGCTCGATCCGGCCTTCGAGAGCAAATTAGACGACAATTCGCTCAAGAAGAAGCGGCTGGGATTGGGCATGAACAAGAAAAGCGGATCCAGGAGCGGGCGGATGGCCGCCGGAAGCGCCGGAAGCGGAAGCGCTAGCCGGAATAAAGttaaaaccaataaaaattgCGACCGCCAACTGGAAGAGGCCTGCATGTCCATTATCGACGAAATGTCAATGGCGTCGGTGGCCATCTTGCCGCCGATGGATGGGCCGTTCGCTCTGGCCGGCGActgtgctgctcctgctggtcCGATCGACTTGTTCAATAACGCCACCTGGGGCGGATTCCGCGATTCGGATCTTTTCTTCGACCAGCTCTCGGTGCCCGGCTCTGCCGATCCCACCGTCACCTATTGCAACAACACGGCCGGCGGAAGTAGCCACAGCGGAGGAGGAATTGAATTCAGCCCGGTGTCGATGCCGGCCTCGACCGACATTGACGACGTCGAGGAACTTTTCGGCTGCTGCACCGAAGAGAATGGCAGTGACGATTGCTCCTGTTCGGACCTCCTGATGACGGACGCCAACGCTTCGCTGGACCTGACCATCTACGGCCAGCAAGGCCAGCAGCAATCATCCGCCGACGGATGGATTAAATACGTCGATTTCCCAGCGTCTGAAACGTCCGTCGACGAGCCTTACTCTTACAGCGACCTCATCCTGGGCCTCAAccttcaccagcagcagcagtcgctGATGGCCGACAATACCAACAACAGCGGAGGAGTCCAGTGTCACTTGTTCAACACCTCCGTCTCTCACTGGGAAAGCGAACTAGtcatggccagcagcagcgccaaTAATAATCATCGAGTGTTATCCATCCTGGAACCGGGATTGGACTTTGAGGGGCTCATCGATCTCGACAATTTGTAA